From a region of the Actinopolymorpha singaporensis genome:
- a CDS encoding 2-phosphosulfolactate phosphatase: protein MHGEGWWAQESSGVRLEWGLTGAERLAPGRKGWLVVVDVLSFTTAVDVATERGTRVLPYPWRDDTAAAFATRHRAALAVGRRQVSPSAPWSLSPAALRDAPFVPRLVLPSPNGSTIAATASSRGSQVVAACLRNAGAVARWLAGQGAGTSGEPVTLVPAGERWPDASLRPALEDLLGAGAVAAALSELGAGPLSPEACAARASYLAVDPAAALTDCSSGRELRVCGFAEDVAIAAEVGASTSVPLLAGGAFTDAAADRNW, encoded by the coding sequence GTGCACGGTGAGGGCTGGTGGGCGCAGGAGTCGTCCGGAGTACGCCTGGAGTGGGGCCTGACCGGAGCGGAGCGGCTGGCACCGGGCCGCAAGGGCTGGCTGGTGGTGGTGGACGTGCTGTCCTTCACCACGGCGGTGGACGTCGCCACCGAACGCGGAACGCGCGTACTCCCCTACCCGTGGCGCGACGACACGGCCGCGGCCTTCGCCACCAGGCACCGGGCCGCGCTGGCGGTCGGGCGCCGGCAGGTCTCCCCCTCCGCGCCGTGGTCCCTGTCACCGGCGGCCCTGCGGGACGCACCGTTCGTGCCCAGGCTGGTGCTCCCCTCCCCCAACGGCTCCACCATCGCCGCCACGGCCAGCAGCCGCGGTTCGCAGGTGGTCGCGGCCTGCCTGCGCAACGCGGGTGCCGTCGCGCGGTGGCTGGCCGGGCAGGGCGCGGGCACCTCGGGGGAGCCGGTGACGTTGGTCCCGGCCGGTGAGCGCTGGCCTGACGCGAGTCTGCGTCCCGCCCTGGAGGACCTGCTCGGAGCCGGTGCGGTCGCCGCGGCCCTTTCCGAGCTCGGCGCCGGCCCACTGTCCCCGGAGGCCTGCGCCGCAAGGGCGAGCTACCTGGCCGTGGATCCGGCCGCCGCGCTCACCGACTGCTCGTCCGGACGCGAGCTCCGCGTTTGCGGCTTCGCCGAGGACGTCGCCATCGCCGCCGAAGTCGGCGCCAGTACGAGCGTTCCCTTGCTGGCCGGCGGGGCCTTCACCGACGCCGCGGCCGACCGCAACTGGTGA
- a CDS encoding MarR family winged helix-turn-helix transcriptional regulator, with translation MDVTRTQLEELIRAIQDVVLIRKDISRLAASTRCHFGALGVLSALAASGDARVSQLAEALMVDVSVASRQLAQLEAHGYVGRRADPADGRAHLVFVTDEGRRELESVRSGVVDRFESALHEWQGEDVAALTAHLHRLRADLGLTRPEAQPDDGHPDRPEPRSRSRARADQASGQASDTDTEVRVGPAHPNHQRHRTGVEALS, from the coding sequence ATGGATGTGACCCGCACCCAGCTCGAGGAACTCATCCGAGCGATCCAGGACGTCGTACTCATTCGCAAGGACATCTCCCGGCTGGCGGCGAGCACACGCTGTCATTTCGGGGCGCTCGGCGTCCTGTCCGCCCTGGCGGCGTCCGGTGACGCGAGAGTCAGCCAACTGGCCGAGGCGTTGATGGTCGACGTGTCGGTCGCCAGCAGGCAGCTCGCCCAGTTGGAGGCGCACGGATACGTCGGCCGCAGGGCAGATCCCGCCGACGGCAGAGCACACCTCGTGTTCGTCACCGATGAAGGCCGGCGGGAGCTCGAGTCCGTTCGCTCGGGCGTGGTCGACCGTTTCGAGTCCGCACTGCACGAGTGGCAGGGCGAGGACGTCGCCGCCCTGACCGCACACCTGCACCGACTGCGGGCCGACCTCGGCCTCACCCGGCCGGAAGCTCAACCCGACGACGGCCATCCGGACCGCCCCGAACCGCGGAGCAGATCCAGGGCCCGTGCCGACCAGGCATCCGGCCAGGCATCAGACACGGACACCGAAGTCCGCGTCGGCCCTGCCCACCCGAACCACCAGCGGCACCGCACAGGAGTTGAAGCTCTCTCATGA
- a CDS encoding glycoside hydrolase family 172 protein, which produces MSGNSGLVSGLGDLAHLSGAVTRSISAENPTGEKGRGGAATEGTGARAARDLGLGWKVSPSIRIGAGETASLAEIDGPGAIQHIWLTTHVSNWRRLLLRFYWDDDTRPAVEVPVGDFFGQGWGKFAQLSSMPVAVNPNGGFNSYWTMPFLNNARVTLENLADEDVIVYYQVDYTLTELGAQGDQVAYFHSQWRRSNPLPSKDVHTILDGVTGAGHYVGTYLAWGVNSVGWWGEGELKFFLDGDEEFPTICGTGTEDYFGGAWNFDVPGQGYTAFSTPFLGLHQIIAPDGLYQSQQRFGMYRWHVLDPIRFASDLKVTVQALGWRSGGRYLPLQDDIASTAFWYSGETSHSGPATPDLDTLEIC; this is translated from the coding sequence GTGAGCGGTAATTCGGGTCTCGTGAGTGGCCTCGGCGATCTGGCGCACCTGTCCGGTGCGGTCACCCGGTCGATCAGTGCGGAGAACCCCACCGGTGAGAAGGGGCGCGGCGGCGCTGCGACCGAAGGTACGGGTGCCAGGGCGGCCCGCGACCTCGGCCTGGGCTGGAAGGTCTCGCCCTCGATCCGGATCGGGGCGGGGGAGACGGCGTCCCTCGCAGAGATCGACGGCCCCGGTGCGATCCAGCACATCTGGCTCACCACGCACGTGTCCAACTGGCGCCGCCTGCTGCTGCGCTTCTACTGGGACGACGACACTCGCCCGGCGGTCGAGGTGCCGGTGGGGGACTTCTTCGGCCAGGGGTGGGGGAAGTTCGCCCAGCTGAGTTCGATGCCGGTGGCGGTCAACCCCAACGGCGGCTTCAACTCGTACTGGACGATGCCGTTCCTGAACAACGCGCGGGTCACCCTGGAGAACCTCGCCGACGAGGACGTGATCGTCTACTACCAGGTGGACTACACGCTCACCGAACTCGGCGCACAGGGCGACCAGGTGGCGTACTTCCACTCCCAGTGGCGGCGGAGCAACCCGCTGCCCAGCAAGGACGTGCACACCATCCTGGACGGCGTGACCGGTGCGGGCCACTACGTCGGCACGTATCTCGCCTGGGGCGTCAACAGCGTCGGCTGGTGGGGTGAGGGCGAGCTGAAGTTCTTCCTGGACGGGGACGAGGAGTTCCCGACGATCTGCGGCACCGGCACCGAGGACTACTTCGGCGGGGCGTGGAACTTCGACGTGCCGGGGCAGGGCTACACGGCGTTCTCGACACCGTTCCTCGGCCTGCACCAGATCATCGCGCCGGACGGGCTGTACCAGAGCCAGCAGCGGTTCGGTATGTACCGCTGGCACGTCCTCGACCCGATCCGGTTCGCCTCCGACCTGAAGGTGACGGTCCAGGCGCTGGGCTGGCGTTCGGGCGGGCGGTACCTCCCGCTGCAGGACGACATCGCCTCCACGGCGTTCTGGTACTCCGGTGAGACGTCGCACTCGGGCCCTGCGACCCCCGACCTTGACACCCTCGAAATCTGCTGA
- a CDS encoding MFS transporter produces MTTQTAPATAPAAPASEGMTHRQVLEALSGLLLGMLVTILSSTVVSTALPRIVSELGGSQSAFTWVVTASLLAMTISTPIWGKLADLFSRKLLVQIALIVFVVGSALAGLSQNVGELIGLRVLQGLGAGGLTALSQVILADIISPRDRGRYMGFLGATMAVGTVAGPLLGGVLTDSPLGWRSTFYVGVPFAVIALAVLQKTLHLPRIRRKVSIDYVGAVLLSAGVATLLIWVTLAGNQFGWASTTTAVMVIGAVVLLILAIVAEHRAKEPILPLWLFRNRTFVFAVIASVAVGVTMFGTSVFLSQYMQIARGKSPTVAGLISIPMAVGSLVAGTVIGQIITRTGRWKRWMVLGGVLLIAGSVAMGTIDYHTSFSRIGVSLLLLGLGVGMVMQNLVLAVQNTISIREMGAASAGVAFFRSMGGAIGVAALGAVLENHVRTDIAAGLARLGIKAAPGGGAVPEVAKLPPPVRELVEKAYGQGVADIFMVAAPIAAIALIAILCIKEIPLGTKSGIQQTLEAERLAQGADGAQGMEGGQADGSDQVPVPVSADERLEPVGIRNGNGHPAPVGSRLAADAADLAGMDADGAGGKSISGRDLDSLVGVAAPGGPDGPGLGWQANGSHRLENGRPENGRHGSSGRPGAFPPAHLARSPEGAVGDGGDEAPGGDNGFGGGAGGLGDGGSGDGGSGDGDFGALAGRPAGPSAAVVGVVRRSDGTPVPNAALTLINLGGHQVGRTASGSDGRYQLPADPGGTYVLIASAPASDPRASTVSVGETPVTVDVELAGVSGLVGEVRSADSGLPVAEAVVVLADARGEVVASRVAGADGGFRFDDVGAAAYTLAVRAEGFQPAALPVSVAELGETRRDVELLAKAALRGTARDRYGRPLRDARVTLIDANGDVVRTVFTDDDGGYALDDLAAGDYTVVATGYPAVTSSVRLGGGDVSAHDVELGHPEV; encoded by the coding sequence ATGACGACCCAGACCGCTCCGGCAACTGCTCCGGCAGCCCCCGCGTCCGAGGGAATGACGCACCGGCAGGTTCTGGAGGCGTTGTCCGGCCTCCTACTCGGCATGCTCGTCACGATCCTGTCCTCGACCGTGGTGTCCACGGCGCTGCCGCGCATCGTCAGTGAGCTCGGCGGCAGCCAGTCCGCGTTCACCTGGGTCGTCACCGCTTCCCTGCTGGCGATGACGATCAGTACGCCGATCTGGGGCAAGCTCGCGGACCTGTTCAGCCGCAAGCTTCTGGTGCAGATCGCGCTGATCGTGTTCGTCGTCGGTTCCGCGCTGGCCGGCCTGTCGCAGAACGTCGGCGAGCTGATCGGCCTGCGGGTCCTGCAGGGCCTCGGTGCCGGTGGCCTGACCGCCCTGTCGCAGGTCATCCTGGCCGACATCATCAGCCCCCGCGACCGCGGCCGCTACATGGGCTTCCTCGGTGCGACCATGGCCGTGGGCACCGTCGCGGGACCGCTCCTCGGCGGTGTCCTCACCGACTCCCCGCTTGGCTGGCGTTCGACGTTCTACGTCGGTGTGCCGTTCGCCGTGATCGCCCTCGCGGTACTGCAGAAGACGCTGCACCTGCCGCGCATCCGCCGAAAGGTGAGCATCGACTACGTGGGTGCGGTCCTGCTCAGTGCCGGCGTGGCGACGCTGCTGATCTGGGTGACGCTGGCCGGCAACCAGTTCGGCTGGGCCTCGACGACCACCGCGGTCATGGTGATCGGCGCCGTCGTTCTCCTGATCCTCGCGATCGTGGCCGAGCACCGGGCGAAGGAACCCATCCTGCCGCTGTGGCTCTTCCGTAACCGCACGTTCGTGTTCGCCGTCATCGCCAGCGTCGCGGTCGGCGTGACGATGTTCGGCACGTCGGTGTTCCTCAGCCAGTACATGCAGATCGCCCGGGGCAAGTCGCCCACGGTCGCCGGTCTGATCAGCATCCCGATGGCGGTCGGCAGCCTCGTCGCCGGCACCGTGATCGGGCAGATCATCACCCGTACCGGCCGGTGGAAGCGCTGGATGGTGCTGGGCGGCGTCCTGCTGATCGCGGGCTCGGTCGCGATGGGCACGATCGACTACCACACCAGCTTCTCCCGGATCGGCGTCTCGCTGCTGCTCCTCGGTCTCGGCGTCGGCATGGTGATGCAGAACCTCGTCCTGGCAGTGCAGAACACCATCTCCATCAGGGAGATGGGCGCGGCCAGTGCCGGGGTGGCGTTCTTCCGGAGCATGGGCGGCGCGATCGGCGTCGCCGCGCTCGGTGCCGTGCTCGAGAACCACGTGCGGACCGACATCGCCGCCGGCCTGGCGCGGCTCGGTATCAAGGCCGCTCCCGGAGGCGGAGCCGTGCCGGAGGTGGCGAAGCTGCCCCCGCCGGTGCGTGAGCTGGTGGAGAAGGCGTACGGCCAGGGTGTCGCCGACATCTTCATGGTCGCCGCGCCGATCGCGGCGATCGCGCTGATCGCGATCCTGTGCATCAAGGAGATACCGCTCGGCACGAAGAGCGGCATCCAGCAGACGCTGGAGGCCGAGCGGCTCGCGCAGGGGGCCGACGGTGCGCAGGGCATGGAGGGTGGGCAGGCCGACGGCTCCGACCAGGTGCCCGTGCCGGTGTCGGCGGACGAGCGACTGGAGCCTGTCGGCATCCGGAACGGCAACGGCCACCCGGCTCCCGTTGGCTCCCGGCTCGCGGCCGATGCCGCCGATCTCGCCGGCATGGACGCCGACGGCGCGGGCGGCAAGAGCATCTCCGGTCGGGACCTGGACTCCCTCGTCGGCGTGGCCGCCCCGGGCGGTCCGGACGGTCCGGGCCTGGGATGGCAGGCCAACGGGTCCCACCGGCTGGAGAACGGCCGGCCCGAGAACGGCCGCCACGGTTCGTCCGGACGGCCCGGCGCCTTCCCACCCGCTCACCTGGCCCGTTCGCCCGAGGGGGCCGTTGGGGACGGCGGCGACGAGGCCCCCGGCGGCGACAACGGCTTCGGTGGCGGTGCCGGCGGCTTAGGCGACGGTGGTTCCGGCGACGGTGGTTCCGGCGACGGTGACTTCGGCGCTCTCGCAGGCCGTCCGGCCGGACCTTCTGCGGCGGTCGTGGGTGTCGTCCGTCGCTCGGACGGAACCCCCGTCCCCAACGCGGCCCTGACACTGATCAACCTCGGCGGCCACCAGGTCGGGCGTACCGCCAGCGGTTCCGACGGCCGGTACCAGCTCCCCGCCGACCCGGGCGGAACGTACGTCCTGATCGCGTCCGCACCGGCCAGCGACCCGCGCGCCTCCACCGTCTCGGTCGGCGAGACGCCGGTCACCGTCGACGTCGAACTCGCCGGTGTCAGCGGCCTCGTCGGCGAGGTGCGCTCGGCCGACTCCGGGCTTCCCGTCGCCGAGGCCGTCGTGGTGCTGGCCGACGCCCGCGGTGAAGTGGTTGCCTCCCGTGTCGCCGGCGCCGACGGCGGTTTCCGGTTCGACGACGTGGGCGCCGCGGCGTACACGCTGGCGGTGCGGGCCGAGGGGTTCCAGCCGGCGGCGTTGCCGGTCAGCGTGGCCGAGCTCGGCGAGACCCGGCGCGACGTGGAACTCCTCGCCAAGGCCGCCCTGCGAGGGACCGCCCGCGACCGGTACGGCCGGCCACTGCGCGACGCACGGGTCACGCTGATCGACGCGAACGGCGACGTCGTACGCACCGTCTTCACCGACGACGACGGCGGTTACGCTCTCGACGACCTCGCGGCCGGCGACTACACCGTCGTGGCCACCGGCTACCCGGCGGTGACCAGCTCGGTGCGGCTCGGCGGCGGCGACGTCAGCGCGCACGACGTCGAACTCGGTCACCCGGAGGTGTGA
- a CDS encoding MarR family winged helix-turn-helix transcriptional regulator: MRTDDPVESVERELAVLLRRARSTSGTIARELHPDLGAAAYGILFNLQQTGGARTTDIAAYFGVGKPTISRQVGLLERLGFVERVEDPDDRRAVTLRLTDEGSARLVEAQEARRARLRASLDSWPREDVETLGRLLHRFNAHQV, encoded by the coding sequence GTGAGGACCGACGATCCGGTCGAGTCTGTCGAGCGCGAGCTCGCGGTGTTGTTGCGCCGCGCCCGGTCGACCTCTGGCACCATCGCCCGTGAGCTGCATCCCGACCTCGGCGCCGCGGCGTACGGCATCCTGTTCAACCTCCAGCAGACCGGCGGCGCCCGAACGACCGACATCGCCGCCTACTTCGGCGTCGGCAAGCCCACCATCAGCCGGCAGGTCGGTCTGCTGGAACGCCTGGGCTTCGTCGAGCGCGTCGAGGATCCGGACGACCGCCGGGCGGTGACGTTGCGGCTCACCGACGAGGGATCCGCACGGCTGGTCGAGGCCCAGGAGGCCCGCAGGGCGCGGTTGCGCGCGTCCCTGGACTCCTGGCCACGCGAGGACGTGGAGACTCTCGGCCGGCTGTTGCACCGGTTCAACGCCCACCAGGTCTGA
- a CDS encoding ASCH domain-containing protein, translated as MTTDQAAPHEPVDPSGLPRAVFAFPGPLRDRLVAAILDGTKTTTTSLLADYERAREPLPAVGDRSVVIDSADRPVAVIETTEVQVVPLEAVDEEHAAGEGEGHATVEAWRADHEEFWHSEQAREAFGDPDFTVSDSTPVVLERFRLAADLRSR; from the coding sequence GTGACGACCGACCAGGCCGCGCCTCACGAGCCGGTGGACCCGTCCGGGCTGCCCCGGGCCGTCTTCGCCTTCCCCGGTCCGCTGCGCGACCGACTGGTGGCGGCGATTCTCGACGGCACGAAGACCACGACCACCAGCCTGCTCGCGGACTACGAGCGAGCCCGCGAGCCGCTACCGGCGGTCGGTGACCGGTCGGTGGTGATCGACTCCGCGGACCGTCCGGTGGCGGTGATCGAGACGACCGAGGTCCAGGTGGTTCCGCTGGAAGCCGTCGACGAGGAGCACGCGGCCGGCGAGGGCGAGGGGCACGCCACCGTCGAGGCGTGGCGGGCCGACCACGAGGAGTTCTGGCACAGCGAGCAGGCACGGGAGGCGTTCGGTGACCCGGACTTCACCGTGAGCGACTCCACTCCCGTGGTGCTCGAACGGTTCCGCCTGGCTGCCGACCTTCGGTCACGGTGA
- a CDS encoding YceI family protein has protein sequence MRTQPEDRSVLTADLRTPDGWPVPHGVVTVTDLRGQQVARAEADDEGAVVTRPLPTGTYTAIVTAPGHTPAARTVVVGGSGATLGVVTLPRAGGMPLPAEGPWVIDPDHSSVEATARHLGFSSVKGRFTRFGGRMYIARPIEESRVHAVITADSIETGNKMRDDHLRTADFLDVARYPTIEFRSERLSATGENRWTMDGGLTINAINRPVSLDLRYLGAGPDTFGGVRAGFWATTELKRDDFAISYNQLVRAGVAAVGATIRVELNIQAVQGEELPSF, from the coding sequence ATGCGAACGCAACCGGAGGACCGCTCCGTGCTCACTGCGGACCTGCGTACGCCCGACGGCTGGCCGGTGCCCCACGGCGTCGTCACGGTGACCGACCTGCGCGGCCAGCAGGTGGCCCGGGCCGAGGCCGACGACGAGGGCGCCGTCGTCACCCGCCCGCTGCCGACCGGGACCTACACCGCGATCGTCACCGCGCCCGGCCACACCCCGGCCGCACGGACCGTCGTCGTCGGCGGTAGCGGCGCCACGCTCGGGGTGGTCACGCTGCCGCGGGCGGGCGGCATGCCGCTGCCGGCGGAGGGGCCCTGGGTGATCGACCCGGACCACTCCAGTGTCGAGGCGACCGCTCGGCACCTGGGCTTCTCCAGCGTCAAGGGGCGGTTCACCCGGTTCGGCGGCCGGATGTACATCGCCCGGCCGATCGAGGAGTCCCGCGTCCACGCCGTCATCACCGCCGACAGCATCGAGACCGGCAACAAGATGCGCGACGACCACCTTCGTACCGCCGACTTCCTGGACGTCGCTCGCTATCCGACGATCGAGTTCCGCAGCGAGCGGCTGTCCGCGACCGGCGAGAACCGCTGGACGATGGACGGCGGGCTGACCATCAACGCGATCAACCGGCCGGTGAGCCTGGACCTGCGCTACCTCGGCGCGGGCCCGGACACGTTCGGCGGGGTGCGGGCCGGGTTCTGGGCCACCACCGAGCTGAAGCGGGACGACTTCGCGATCAGCTACAACCAGCTGGTACGAGCCGGCGTCGCGGCGGTCGGCGCGACGATCCGGGTGGAGCTGAACATCCAGGCCGTGCAGGGCGAGGAACTCCCGTCGTTCTGA
- a CDS encoding DUF3099 domain-containing protein, with product MGRRKTYLLLMGTCVGLFVLAWVVVRHFSLVAAVAMSVVAALMPPLAAIVANSRRKP from the coding sequence ATGGGACGCAGAAAGACCTACCTTCTCCTGATGGGCACCTGCGTCGGACTGTTCGTTCTCGCCTGGGTCGTCGTCCGGCACTTCTCGCTCGTGGCGGCTGTGGCGATGTCCGTCGTGGCGGCGCTGATGCCTCCGCTGGCCGCGATCGTCGCCAACTCCCGCCGCAAGCCGTAG